The genomic interval ATTTAAGTCTGGAACGACTGGATCGGGGAGGAGAAGCGCGTATCCCCGCAGGAATTGTGTATCACCCAAAACTACCCAACCGGAGGGAACCCGACAAATAACCGCTGGATTGGTGCCCGATCGCGCCGCTTCTACCCGTTGGTGAATTAGAGTTTGCATGCAAGATGCCGTAGAGGTTAGTTATCAGTTATCAGTTATCAGTTATCAGTTATCAGTTATCAGTTGTCAATCACTGTTCACTGTTCACTGTTCACTGTTCACTGTTCACTGTTCACTGTTCACTGTTCACAACTCAAGAGCATCTACACAGTCTGTATCCGGCTTTCCGACTTTTTCCGATTTTTGTAGGGATAAAACTGCCGACTTTGACCGACTGACGAAGGGTTCTCCGGTTGCATAAGCTACGGGAAGCAAGACCGATCGCCTATCTTGAGGAACCCATGACCCCAATGATGCAGTTGAACTCCCCGACGGTTGACCTGGCGGGTGCAAACGATTCCCATCCCAATTACTTTCAAGTTCAGCGTCGAATTGGATCTTTGATTAATCGCTATCTCGCTTTAGAACACCTCGACGATCGCCTGCAAGACCTGCCGCTTCAATTTGAACATCCCCAACCGCGCCCCTGGAAACCCATTAACTGGCATGAAATTAATCGCCAGCAAATTGTTGGGATGGAACCAGAGGTGTTTCTGGCAATTCTCGTGGGGGCGATCGATACCGAAGCGCCGATTCGGCAATACACCCAAACGAGCCGGAAATATCTAGAAAACCTGCACCCTCAGCTTGCCCGTTTTGTGGGCGGCATTGTTGCCGATGGCGCACTGATAGAACCCGGGCTGTGGGAGAAAGAAGAACGCCAACATACCCCCGCCTTAATTAAGGTTTATACCCAGCTTACGGGTGAAAAAGTGGTTCCCACTTCCCGTGAAGTGAGAACCTACCACCCCTCTCATCATCCCGCTGCCGACCTTTACCGTCATGGCTTGCATCGAGTTGCCACAGAATACGGCGCAACCTGCCTCTATCTCTGGCTGATGGCGCACAGCACTGGCCCCCTCCAAATGGTTTTGGAAGAATTGGCACAGGATGAAATCAACCACATGACTAAGTTTTGGGGATTTGGAATTTGGGCATTTCCAGAAACTTCCTTCACCCGCATCTGTTACACCCTGTTGCAAACCGCAAAGGGACGCCTGACCTACAGCCGAGATCGCAGCAGTTTAATCGGCACCCTACACCGAATGACCAACGTTTTGAACTGGCAATCCTGGTCTTGGACAAACCGGGCAACCTTCCTCTATACCTGCACTCTGACCCTGCATCGTCTCTGGAAATGGAGCAACCGTTTGAAGCAAGAAGAATTGGTTAGTGTCACGAATTTTTCGCCATTAGACAGAGAAAAAAGATTCAGTGACAGTAGAGGAACTCCATCGAGAGGGGAGCTTCCCATGACCATAGCCCAACGAGAACAACAAATCCATCGAGTCAAAGCCGTCAGTTTTCAACCTGAACTGGATGAGGCGTTAGAACAGGCCCTCAGAGAGGCCGTCATCAGTGCCGTCAAAATCACCTTGGAGAGCGCACTGAAAGAGGAACTCAAGGCAGAACTAGCCAAAATGGGAGACGATCGACCTCGACGTTCCGGGTATTTTCAACGGAGACTCGATACCCAGTATGGCCAGGTGAAGGATTTGCGAGTTCCGAAATTACGAGAACGCAACCCAGAACGAGAGTGGCAGATTCTCCAACGTTACCAACGGGGCTTAGGCAACCTGCTCAACTGGTTGTGTTGTTTGTATGTGATGGGACTGTCGTTGAGAGATTTGCAAGAGGCGCTATATTTTCTCATAGGACATGTGCTTTCCCGCAGTGCTGTGAACCAAGTCACCCTCCAGATTCAGCAACACTTAGACACTCGTCGCTTAGCCCCGATTGGCAAAACCCCTGCGATATTAATCGTCGATGGGGTGTGGGTAGAGATTCAATATACCCGAGAAGCGTTTAAGCTAGACCGGGCAGGACATCTGCGACAAAGTCGGCAGGCCGAAGAACGGGTAATTTTGGCAGTTCTAGCCGTCTGGGAGGATGGGTCTTATGAAATCCTGGCATTATGAGATTGCCTCCGACGAAGGAGAAGCAGAGTGGGAGGCCTTGTTTGAGCATTTAATCGCCCGAGGACTGCAAGCCGATGCGGTGAAATTAGTGGTCAGTGATGGCAGTTTGGGATTGCCCAAGGCGTTGAAAAAGACCTTGCCCCAGGCCCAACAGCAACGCTGTATCACGCACAAAATCCGAGGGATTGAGCGCTATTTGAGTTATGAGGATTTGCCGAAAACCGATGAGCAGGAACAACCCCTGAAGCGGGAAGATGCCAAACGGCAGCGTCGATTTGAAATTGCCTCTGAGGCTTATCAAATCTACAATGCAGAGACTTTGGAGCAGGCAAGGCAACGGTTAGAGCAATTCATCACCAAATGGGAAACACAAGAACCCAAAGCCATCCAAGTCTTTCAACGCGATCTAGAGTTGACCCTGACTTTCTATCAATTTGCACCAAACCTGCATCGGCATATTCGCACCACTAATCATTTGGAGCGGCTATTTCGAGAATTTCGCACCAAGTCAGATGAAATTGGGGCATTCCCGCATGAAACGAGTTGCCTCACTGTCTTTTTCCTCGTGATTGAGCGTGATCATGCCAAACATGACCGTAAAACCGTGGCGAAAAATTCGTGACACTAACAGAATTGCAAGCACTGTTTGGAGAATAGTTTTAATACCCAATTAAATAATCTTCGTGGCACATCAATATCCTGTAGGGGCGTTTGGCCAAACGCCCCTACCACCTACCACCTACCACCTACCACCTACCACCTATGCTCCCAACCTTACCACCTGACCTTGACCGAGATCGCCTCCCCAGTCATGTTGCTGTAATTATGGATGGCAATGGACGTTGGGCACAGCAACGGGGGCTGCCCCGAGTTGCCGGACATCGGCAGGGGGCGAAGACGTTGAAAGAACTTCTCCATTGCTGCAAAGACTGGGGAATTGGGTCACTGACTGCCTATGCCTTTTCCACCGAGAACTGGTGCCGACCGACGGAAGAAGTCAATTTTTTGATGCTTCTGTTTGAACGGTTGCTGCGTCAGGAAGTCGCAGAGATGCAGCGGGAAGGCGTGCGGATCTCGTTTATTGGGGATTTATCGGCATTACCCGATACTTTGCAACGGGAGGTGCGGCGGGCGATCGTCGCTACTGCCAATAATCAAACAGTCCAGTTCAATCTCGCCGTCAACTACGGCAGTCGGGCTGAACTTACACAGGTTTGTCGCCAAATTGTAGAGAAGGTGCGCCAGGGAAATTTGAATTCCTCAGAGGTAACTGAAAGCCTGATTGCTCAGTACCTGAATCCGTCAAATCTCCCTGACCCCGATCTTCTGATTCGCACCAGTGGCGAGATCCGCCTGAGCAATTTCCTGCTGTGGCAACTCGCTTATACCGAACTCTACTTCACCGATACCCTCTGGCCGGATTTTGACCGGGCTGCTTTTCATCAGGCGTTACTGGCGTACCAGGGGCGCGATTGACGCTTCGGTCGGATTGCTGCCTCAGCTTAAGGACTTTTAAGACTCCACCACAGCACTCCAATCATCATTCTCAACCGCTGCTTCTAATTTTCGCCGTCGCTCAGTTTCCGGGTCATCCTGGGTGGCGCTTTGCTTCAATTCATCAATCAGGGTGGTATCCGCCATTGCCTTGCGTAACTTGAGCTTCTTATCTTCGTAGGCATTGCGCTCTGCATCCGTCATGGTTGCCCGTGCTGCTTCGCCCACTGTTTTAGCCCAAGCTCCCTGTCCCGATCGATTCCCAGGCGGCACCTGCTCCAATGCGGCAAGCCACTCATCCCGCAGTGCTTCCATCGCCTGTCGGGTGGGAAACTTAAACGTCTGCACCCGGATCAAGGCACAGGTTTCGGTCCCCTGCTGGGCGATGTGCCCCGCCAAAGACTGCTGCACATCCCGTGAGTAGCCAATATACTGGGTCTGGTGGTTGCCGTCTAAAACCGCATAGACCCCGGCAACCTTAACCCTATTGGTGAGCGATCGCCAATTTTCGACGGGCACCACCTCAGTTCCATCATTGACCACTACCGTTGCTGGAGTCGTGGTGCCATGCTCGTCCTCGGAACTGTACAGAAAGCTGTGCAGCCCTTGATGCGCCACCGGAACGTTTTGATCTGCGATCGGGATGTTGTTTTCGGATTCCACAGGAGTAAATCTCAGTTGGAGTAGGTCAAAGCTCGACTTAGGAATGGGAATTAAATAAAGTCGGTCGTAGGGGCGGGTTTGACCAAGATCTGCTGACTACGAGTAAGTCTCTTGGCAAAACCCGCCCGTACAAAATTCGGAGGTTATTTAATCCACGATCCTTAGCAAGATCTTACTGTGATTTGGGGGGAATGGGGAATGGGGAGTGGGGAGTAGGGAGTGGGGTAAAGGATAAAGGGTAAAGGGGTTGGAAGCGAAGACGGGAGGACGCGGGGACACAGAGAGAAAAACAGAAGGCAGCCCTCAGTCCTCAGCTTCAATTCAAAATTCAAAACTCATAATTCATAATTTTCATCCTTCATCCTTCATCCTTTCCCCTGCTCCTTCCCCTACGCTCCCGTCAACTGACGGAACCATTCATCTTCCCACATTTCCTCAAAGGCGGGTTCGGTCTTTGCTTCTTCCCGATATTTGGGATTGAGCTTAATTGCTTCCTCCAAATTCTTTAACGTCGGGTCAAGTTTGCCCTGGAAAGCATAGCAGGCAGCTTTGTTGTAGTAAGCGCTGGCGTAATCGGGTTTCAGTTTCAGGGCACGATCGAAGCAGGCGATCGCGTCCTTATCCCGTCCTAGCTGCATCAGGGAGTAACCACGCTTATCCTGGGCTTTGTAGGAGTCAGGTTGCAGTCGGATCACTTCATCAAAGGATGTAATGGCTTCCTGGTGGCGATCGAGTGCCTGGAGTGCCATGCCACGATTTAACCAGGCGACAGCATTCCCCGGTTGAAATTGCACCGCCCGTTCAAAGGAATCAAACGCTTCTTTTTGCCGTTGCAACGACCCCAATGCCACCCCTCGGTTGACCCAGGCTTCGGCGTAATCCCGTTTGCTGGCCAGTGCTTTGTCGTAGGCAGCGATCGCGTCCTTGTACCGTTTCAGCCGTGCCAGCGTTAGCCCCTGACTGAACCAATAGGTCGCATTGTCCGGTTGCAGTTGAATGGCTTTCCCCAGGGAGGTCAGGGCTGCTTCGTGTTGTTGCAATTTTTGTTGTGCCAACCCACGTTGATACCAGACTTCCCCATTATCCGGTTGCAGTTCGATCAGCTTATCGTATTGGGACAGTGCCTCCTCGTAGCGACCAGCGGAGAACAATGCATTTCCGCCGTTGATCAACTCAGCAGGATTGAGGAACAATTCTGGATGCAAAAACTTCAGCGTCTCAACCTGTTCTGTTAGCCCCTGGACCATCTGGTGAACTTGAATCACCGCTGTCTCTGAAACCGGAGATGCCTTGGCAAGCTGTTGCAAGATCAGATTCTTTTGTTGTTGGGCAGTGGAGTGAAGTTCGATCAACCGTTTAACAAAAGCGGCTTCTACCTGCTTCACCATGTGCAGCGATGAATTGGATTGATCACTGGTTTGCGATCGCAACTGAGCCATTTGATCCGCAAACTCCGCCACAATTTTTTCCAGATTGCTCAAGACCTGAGCCTGTTGCTGCTGAATTTGAGTTCGAGCTTCTGCCTCAAGCTCCGAGAGTTGGGGCACAAAGTTAGATTTCAACTGCTCCAGGTTTTCCAAAATCGAATCTCGCCGCTGCTCGATCGTGGATTCCAATTTCGAGAGTTGATCCATTAACTTACGCTCAGACCGGGTAAGATTCTGAATCAGTTGCTCCCGTTGCTGTTGCACCGCCGATCGCATCTCTGAAGTCTGCGGATCAAACTCCGCCTTGACAGATTCCAGCGCTTGCAAAATAGAGTCCCTTTGCTGTTGGGCAGAAGTTTGCAACTCCATCAATTGGGCGTTAAACGATCGTTCTGAACCTCTCAGCCGTTCAAGCACCTGCTCCTGCTGTCTTTGGGCATCGGTTTGCAGTCCATTCAATTGAGGCGCAAAATCCGATTTCAACGCTTCTAAACTGCTGAGAATGGCATCTTTTTGCTGTTGGGCAGTAGATTGGAGCTCCCAGAGTTGGGTATTAAACATCCGTTCCGATTCCCGCAGCTTTTCTAGCAATTGCACCTGTTGTTTTTTAAGGTCGGATTGCAGCCCACTCAGTTGCGGAGTAAAGTCAGCCTTCAGGGTTTCCAGCCCTTTTAAAACAGACTCCTTTTGTTGTTGGGCAACACTCTGCATATCCCGGAGTTGGGCATTAAATATGCGTTCTGACTCCCGCAATCTTTCCAGCATCTGCGCCTGTTGCTTTTGCACATCCGAATGAAGCCCATGCAACTGCGGTGCAAACTCTGCTTTGAGCGTCTCCATAGTTTGCAGAATGGAGTCCTTTTGTTGTTGTGCGCTTGACTGAAGTTGTGCCAGTTGCGCCAAATAGTCTAACTCCGATCGATTCAAATTCTGGAACGTGTACTCCTGCCGTTCCTGAACCGATGTTTGCAATTCCGCAAGCTGCCCAACAAATTCTGACTCTAGTTGCTCCAATCTCTGCTTGACGGTTGTGTGTTGAGATTCCAACTCCGTTAAAATTTCTGATTTTGATACCGCAAATTCAGCTACCGTTCCAGCCAGGTCTTCCCGTTTCGTCTCAATTTGCTGTTGAAGCATATCTGCTTCCTGGGCAACGGCATCAGCAGTATCTTCAATCTCCTGTAGAATAATTTTGGTTTCTTCCCTGGCTTTAATAATTTGGTCTTCCAGGTCATCCAACCCTTCCAACTGTTCCTTTGCTCGCGTTGCCAGTTCTTGAATTACCGCTCGACGCATCAACCACAATGCCACGATCGCCCCGCCCGCCAGCAACACCAGCAGTGCTAACAGAATATTGAACAGTGTCACCATCTGGTTCAAGGTTTGGCTGACTTCCACCGGAGTAGGGGTTGGAGTAGAAGTTGCCTGCGGTTGGGGCGATTCCTTCACTTTCTGACCCGTAGGTGCTTGCGCCAACAACAACGCTGCTGCTGCCTGATCTGGCTTGACACCCACAACCCCAACTGACATAAGAAAAACCGAAAGGGCAATACCACTCCGCCGTAGAGTTGCAGCGGCTTCTTGATTCTTGCGCTTCATCAGGAGCATCCTTATTTGTCAGTGGATTAGGTCAATCATCCCATTCTTAGAGTAGCCAAAATGGGTAGTAGGTGGTACCCCTCACTTCCCCCCGGTAAACGGTGTTCCCCAAAATTCCCAGTTTTCCTTATTAAAGGGCGATCGCCACTTCAAGATCAACGCCGACTCTAACTGCTGGCGATCGCGGGTGTTGGTAGGTGCCTGAGACCAGAAACCAATGTTTACCGTAACAGGTAGACTATGGGGACGGTGGGCAGCTACATAGTTCAAAATATAGCGCTTACAGTCATGTTCTCCTTTCCAGCGCTGATTCGATTTCACTGTTTCGCCCACGTACAGCAAAATCGGCAGTTCATAATCCACCACAAAGTACAGCGCTGAAACCCCCTCATCATTGGCCTTCCAGCGCCAAAATTCCGTATTTTGTTGAGGTAGGGTAAAAGGATCGATCCGATCGCCAATCTCATCAGGGGTTGGCAGCACATCAAACAACGTACCTTGTTGAATGGATGGGCTAACGCTAACCTGCTGCTGAAACTGAAAAATCCGCTGTTTCCAATCCTGTAAGGCATCCCGACTCATCCTGGAGTCGGTTCGCCTGTCAGGACAATAGCAGCCTTGGAGTTCTGCCGCCGAGAAGAGATTTTTTTGTTCGCTACCAGTTTTCAAGAGAAAGCTCCGGTCAGGACTAGAACCGGATCACGATAACATAGACAACGCCAAGTGGCGCAGGACAAGACACCAATGATTGGCTACTCGTAAGCCTTACTCCGATGACGAACGCAATAATATCAACTTAATTTCCCTCGTGCAATCAGGCGTTGACGAACTTCTGAAAGGGTGTCTCTTGGCTCATCCTGTCGTGACTCAGCAAGTAAGAGATCGTAAATGTCTTTCCAAAGTTCACCATGTTGTTCAAGGTCTATGACCACAGCAGTTTTCTGACCTTGCTCATCAACCAAAAACTGAATGCCCTGCATTCTCTTCTATATCTTCCAAAGACAATATCTAAAGTGTAAGCGATGTTTATTGGGGAAGGGGCGATCGCGGACTTGCAGA from Kovacikia minuta CCNUW1 carries:
- a CDS encoding GIY-YIG nuclease family protein, with translation MESENNIPIADQNVPVAHQGLHSFLYSSEDEHGTTTPATVVVNDGTEVVPVENWRSLTNRVKVAGVYAVLDGNHQTQYIGYSRDVQQSLAGHIAQQGTETCALIRVQTFKFPTRQAMEALRDEWLAALEQVPPGNRSGQGAWAKTVGEAARATMTDAERNAYEDKKLKLRKAMADTTLIDELKQSATQDDPETERRRKLEAAVENDDWSAVVES
- a CDS encoding tetratricopeptide repeat protein, with the protein product MKRKNQEAAATLRRSGIALSVFLMSVGVVGVKPDQAAAALLLAQAPTGQKVKESPQPQATSTPTPTPVEVSQTLNQMVTLFNILLALLVLLAGGAIVALWLMRRAVIQELATRAKEQLEGLDDLEDQIIKAREETKIILQEIEDTADAVAQEADMLQQQIETKREDLAGTVAEFAVSKSEILTELESQHTTVKQRLEQLESEFVGQLAELQTSVQERQEYTFQNLNRSELDYLAQLAQLQSSAQQQKDSILQTMETLKAEFAPQLHGLHSDVQKQQAQMLERLRESERIFNAQLRDMQSVAQQQKESVLKGLETLKADFTPQLSGLQSDLKKQQVQLLEKLRESERMFNTQLWELQSTAQQQKDAILSSLEALKSDFAPQLNGLQTDAQRQQEQVLERLRGSERSFNAQLMELQTSAQQQRDSILQALESVKAEFDPQTSEMRSAVQQQREQLIQNLTRSERKLMDQLSKLESTIEQRRDSILENLEQLKSNFVPQLSELEAEARTQIQQQQAQVLSNLEKIVAEFADQMAQLRSQTSDQSNSSLHMVKQVEAAFVKRLIELHSTAQQQKNLILQQLAKASPVSETAVIQVHQMVQGLTEQVETLKFLHPELFLNPAELINGGNALFSAGRYEEALSQYDKLIELQPDNGEVWYQRGLAQQKLQQHEAALTSLGKAIQLQPDNATYWFSQGLTLARLKRYKDAIAAYDKALASKRDYAEAWVNRGVALGSLQRQKEAFDSFERAVQFQPGNAVAWLNRGMALQALDRHQEAITSFDEVIRLQPDSYKAQDKRGYSLMQLGRDKDAIACFDRALKLKPDYASAYYNKAACYAFQGKLDPTLKNLEEAIKLNPKYREEAKTEPAFEEMWEDEWFRQLTGA
- a CDS encoding GIY-YIG nuclease family protein, whose protein sequence is MKTGSEQKNLFSAAELQGCYCPDRRTDSRMSRDALQDWKQRIFQFQQQVSVSPSIQQGTLFDVLPTPDEIGDRIDPFTLPQQNTEFWRWKANDEGVSALYFVVDYELPILLYVGETVKSNQRWKGEHDCKRYILNYVAAHRPHSLPVTVNIGFWSQAPTNTRDRQQLESALILKWRSPFNKENWEFWGTPFTGGK
- a CDS encoding isoprenyl transferase, producing the protein MLPTLPPDLDRDRLPSHVAVIMDGNGRWAQQRGLPRVAGHRQGAKTLKELLHCCKDWGIGSLTAYAFSTENWCRPTEEVNFLMLLFERLLRQEVAEMQREGVRISFIGDLSALPDTLQREVRRAIVATANNQTVQFNLAVNYGSRAELTQVCRQIVEKVRQGNLNSSEVTESLIAQYLNPSNLPDPDLLIRTSGEIRLSNFLLWQLAYTELYFTDTLWPDFDRAAFHQALLAYQGRD